ctcccctgtccccctgccagGGTGCTGATGGATGGGCCGGAGCTGTTAATATTCAGCACGCTCCACCATTTCTCCACCTTCTGCcatctgcccagctctgcccaccaTTTCTATTCTTGCCGACGACGTAACGCTCCCTGCCTGGCGCTCAGGGGGGAGCATGCGGGACCCTGgcccccagccagccctgggtGCCAGTGGGGGGTGTCACTTTGTCAGGGTGcccacctctccctgcccctttGCCCCCGCCCCATGCCAGTGGTGGGGGGACCCCACTGGCACCGAGCTACAGCCCCGGGTGCAACCTCAGTGTAAATAAAGAATTAGCATCTGGTTTAAGTCACCCCTCCAGGCGCAGGGCTTTGTCATTCCCACACTTGCTTTCCTCCGTAAACTACCACATCAGCTCCGTGGGAAGGTGGCCAAGCTAATAATCCCCAAAAATGGGTGCAATAAAATACCCACAAAAGTATGTCTTTAAATCATGACACAGCTCTGGTGCTGGTGCattccccagctctggctggtGGCTTCTGGGTGGGCTTGGGAGGCAATGCCAAGATGCCAGAGTAGGGATGGGGGACGGGACCAGCATTCACTCTCTGTTTTTGCATGCCAAATGCCACTTAAGcaccagctgctcctggagaaCACCCAGCTTGGCCAAAGTGTCACCCACGGGTGACACAGCCCCAGTTTATGTGGTGCCTGGGCACAAGGGGATGGCAGCTTGTCCAGCCTGGCTGGTGTGGCTGGGGTCACCAGGATGGTTGTTCCACCTCTCCTGGTGGGTCTTGGCTGGTGGGAGCAGTGGCACCACGCTGTGCTGGgtctccctctgctcttctccctgTGGGAGCATTAGGAAGCTGGCAGCGTATTGTTTGATGAGCGGATAATCCGCTGAATTGCAAACAGCTTTACCCAATTGAAGAGGCGGATTACTGCTCTCCAGCTTAATCATGTTGACATCTCAGAGAGTGGCCAGTGCTCGTCCCCTTTGGCGCGTGGCGAGGGGCCCGACAGCATTGCAGGGACCTCCAGTAACAGCATGGGGGACAGAAAGGTGGGCTGTGGTGACAGTAGCCAGCCAGGACCCTCACTGTtgtgccccccccccaacaGGTTCACGGATGCGGAGGCGGTGGTGATGGGTGACGTGACCTATGGCGCGTGCTGCGTGGACGACTACACGGCCCGGGCCCTGGGCGCTGACTTCTTGGTGCACTATGGACACAGCTGCCTGAGTAGGTGACATTTGGCCCCAGGACACTGCCGTGGTGGCCATGCGTGGCACGGCGGAGGCCTTACCACCTCTGCTGTCCAGTTGAAGCCAGCTTGGAGACTTAATGCCAAGGGCTAATCCCTTCCCAAAGGCATTTCTATTCTCCAGGCTTAGTTGCCAGCTTTGGGTAGGGCCAAGCAGGCTGTGTGGCTGCTGGCGGGCAGGATTTTGGGGGCAGCAGGACATGCTGCTCGGCAGCACACCACCTCAGCACCCGAATCACAGAGCAGAGCAACAAAACTATGGCTTGGCAGGACCCCAGGAGCCACCGATGGGGACGGGCCTGCTTCTTTCCCTCACCCCGCAGCTTTTTGGGGGTAGTTGGGAGTGTTGGTGGAGCAAAAGCCTGGGGGGTCCCACTCACCCCGGGGCTGAGGAAAGTGGCTGCACGAGTGCAGCGCAGGCTGGGcggggaagggaggaggaggctgtgtgCTCCCCAGGCGGACGGTACTCTGGATCCAGTTGCCATGGAAACTGCGCTGCTGTCCCAGATGCTGCTAACTTTGAAGTCCACCCAGGATGGAATCAGCCCAAAAATAACAATAAGACACTCTGGGTTTTAAGGTGGATCGGCAGAATTGCTGTTGCTGAGTGGCGGGTGCCGATGTCCCCTGGCTGCTGTCGTGCTCCTGGCACCCAGCCGCCCTCCTGGATGTTTATGGGGCTGTAAAAATGGGTTTGAGGAATCGCGTTGGGCTCTGTTTGAAATACTTACTCCCCGGTTGAGAACTGTGTGCTGAAAGCCATGTCAGTGTGAGTGTTCGTGGTGATAAATATCTGTGAGGTGCTTTGTTGCAGTAGGAGGGTTACAGGCACTGCTGGAACAGGGAATGTAAAACCCCTGGTTTGTAGCCCATTATGAAATGAATCAACAGCAGGATGGGGCTgcacccagtgctgctcaggAGCGTGCAGATGtgagagctgggctgctccaggTGATGGGAGTCACTTCTGGAGCTGCACCCTGCAAGGTGCTGCCGGGCTTCCTGTCTGCACCCCTGCCActatctgtgtctgtgtgatCCCTGCCTGCACCATTCTGGATGGGTCACAGGGGACCCTGGGGTGCCCACAGGGTGATGAGAGGGTGCTGGGTTCATTTTGGGCTTCCCAGGGTGCTCTTGGCACAGCTGCCTCAGCAGAGAGCCTCATGTGGGGCACACAGGCACTTGGCCTCTTCCTCTCATCCCCACGTGCCCCACGGCAGGGAATGATTTGCACTTAATTGTGATGGGGTGAAGAGCACCAAAATGGGAAGTGAACGTGGAGCCAGGGATCGATGTGGACTCCATGTACTTTAATTATTCACTTAATCGTGGTGACACAGGCTTCTTAGCACCGGGGGTAATTAGATTTGTGTTCATTGATTCCCCAGGCTGCCATTTTCCAGAGGGAAATGAGCAGGTGCTCTCCTTGCCTTCCATCTGCACCCTCTTACCCCCAGGgtgccagcctgggctgaggGGTGGCACAGCCCATCCTGGCCTGCCAGCACCGGGGTGGTGGGGACTCTGGAAACCCCACCAATATGCTTTATCCCTTAGCAGTTAGGGGGTGTGACCCGGACCCCAGGTGGACCCCACACTCAcaccctttcttttcctctcaccaGTCCCCATCGATGCCACACAGGGTCTGAAGATGCTCTATGTGTTTGTGGACATTAAGATCGACACATCCCATTTTCTTGAGACCATTTGCTTCAACTTTGCAGCAGGGACCTCCCTGGCCCTTGTCAGCACCATCCAGTTCGTCTCCACGGTGCAGGTGAGATGGGGCCCCCCCGGCAGCATGAGACACAGGACAGGGCTCGTGTGCTCGTGTCTCCTCCCACCATGGTCCTGGCTCAGTCCCtcagctctggagctggagcagctgccccGGGGGTGCTGGAGGTGACTGTTGCCCTCTTGACGAGTCCCCGCAATAATATGCTGCTGCCGTAATGTTGATCAAGTACTTTATAATAACTCTGATCAATGTTTCATGGCAGCACCCCGCCCCAGCTCCCCCGGGAGCTGCTCTGTAAATGTCAGGGCAGGCGGTGGAGCACTTGGCATTTTGATGCAGTGCCGGCAGCAGCAGGGGAAGCTCCAGCgggtctgtctgtctgcccCTGAACGGCCAGCTGGGCAGGATGGGAGGAGATGAATGAGCCTCTTGAGCCATGTCTATCTAAACACGGGGCTATCGAAGCGTTaagcattttccttctcttttaattGATATGTTGGCTGAGGCTCGCTGAGCATCTTGGCTGTGCCGGGACCGTTGCCCTCCGTGACAGTGCCAGCCTAAGCTGACCCTCCTCCCCTCCACTGCTGCCATGCCAGGGCACAGTGACACCAGCCATTGCCACTGGTTACCCACAGATCTGGGTCTTCCAGGGCTGGGATGTCCCCAAgggtccccagcacagctctgtcctCACCGACCCTGTGTCTCCTGCAGGCAGTGTCACAGGAGCTGCGCTCCCAGTACAAGGTGTGTGTCCCCCAGTGCAAGCCGTTGTCCCCAGGGgagatcctgggctgcacatCACCCCGGCTCACCCAGGACACAGATGCTATCGTGTAAGTGCCCAGGGTCCTCCAGGATCCTCCTGCCTGGCCTAAGCTCCCTTTCCTGCCTGTACCCCCTGCCAAGGCTATGGGGTCATTCTGGGGAGCAACCAAGGGATCCCTATGGGCTGGGACTgaccccctccagccccccatGCTGCTCGGAGTGGCGTGTGCTCGTAGCATGGAGGAAATAATTGAGTCGTATATCAGAATAGATAATAGATGGAAGGGCGGGTGGATAATTGGAAAAGACAAATGGCCGGGGCCCAACATCACAgcaacattaattttatttaaggaCAGCAAATTAGAGGGAGCACTTCGCTTCCTATCACCTAATTATTTTAGGTAATGGAAATGCTTAATGTACTGTGAATACAGTACGCTGcggaataaataaatacaaggaCCCCACCCTTGGGGGGAGCCGGGGAGCCCGGGTGTGGGTTCAGACTCCACTGAGTCCCTTCTCACTTGCTTCCAGCTGGAAGCGGGCTGGAAACCAATGGCATCGGTGCCTTTCCAAGCATGGGTGTGCAAGGGGCTGGGCTCGTGATTGCTGAGGCAGGGGTGAGGGACACTTGGGCTTTGCCCTGAGCCacaccagggctggggcagaggtcCTGCTTCCCATCTCTCCCAGGGAAGCTGGCAGGGGCAGCCGGGCTGGCACCACTTGGGTGAGAGCAgatcctccctgctgctggaggagccgCGGTGCGGTACCGACCCACAGCCGGTGCAGGTGCAGGCAGCCAGGTTACCTGTGTCCTccctgcatttttattttcttctttctcccgTCTCGGGGGTTAGCTTTTGCAGACAAATTAGCTTTGATCTCCCAAAATGTCATTCTCCAATTAAGGGCAAAATCTAGTCAAGTTTTACGTCTGAATTCATTTTCCAAGCCCTCACTCCATTAGGGCAGCTGAATGAAAGGCTTTGAAATGTAATTGCTGACTTGAAATCCGATTAGAAATGGAAGCAGCAATGTCTAGAACCAGCCATGGAGATGGAGCAGTTCCCGGCTGCCCCACGCCAACACGGGCATTTCTCCTTGCCCTGACCATGGCCACCTCGATGTGCTGGGGAGCTGCGTGGGAATGGGGAGccccagctgtgcccctgctGTCCCTGAGCACAGGAGCTCGGGCTCCTGGCAGAATGCTGtagctttcctttccctcttggCAGATATTTGGGTGACGGGCGCTTCCACCTGGAGTCCATCATGATCGCCAACCCGGGGATACCTGCCTACAGGTACAGGCAGCCCACAGCCACCCTCTCTGGTCCCCAGTATTCCCATGGTGGGGAGCATCCCAGCATGCTGAGGACCAGGTGACCCACCATGCATGCCAAggagcatcccccagccccagggctgggcagtcAGCTTCCTGCAGTGGGCATAGGcaggtgaggggctgtggggtggtgTGGGAAGAGGTGAGATGAACGGCAGGGAGATGAACACCAGCCATTTACTCCAGCTGAATATAAACATTTTGACAAGTACCTGGGAAAAGCTCATGGAGGTGCAGCTGTTAgagcctggctgctgcaggcagaggccATAAAGTGCGATGATGAGGCTGCTGAAAGCAGATGAAATATCAAGAGCGAAAGGCTGGGCCCATTTGGTGAAATCTGAATTCCTTAGTAGGTCGTTTGTTACTAACGGGAGGCGCGCGTCAGGTTTatggagctggggaagctgcCGAAACCTGAGTGGGATTTGATTAAAATTCTCCTCGTCAAACAAAGCAACAAATCAAAGATTTCTTCATAATTGATGAGCTGGGACAGGTGGGGggggagctgagcacagggcCAAGTGCAGAGCTCAGGCTTGGGGGGCTACAGTGGGACAACTGCCTCATCCCTCTTCTTGTCCCCTCTCTGCCCTAATGAGCTGATGGGGCCCTGCATCAGCTGGGGGATACAATTAATGCTAACAAGGGAGGGGCATCTTTTAGGAGGGCAAGGTGATGGGATAAATATGAGCCCTGCTGTGTTTTGCAGGTATGATCCCTACAGCAAGGTCTTCTCACAGGAGCACTATGGCCACGAGGACATGCGCCGTGCTCGGCAGGACGCCATCTGCGCTGCCACCGGTGCCCGCTGCTGGGGCCTCATCTTGGGCACGCTGGGGAGACAGGGCTCCCTTGGCATCCTGCAGGTACCAGCCCCCTGCCCATGGACCcctctgggcactgctgagcaATGACATTTGGCACAGTAgccttgctgctgggctgagagTGGACCTGGCATGTGGACCGGTAGCCCATTGGTTGCCACCAGCCAGAGTCTGCATAGCACAATTAGCAGCAGATGAGGGAGGTCGGACAAGGGCTCATTAAACCTGCCCCTCGCTGGGGAGAGCTGGCCAGCTTCAGAGACCCCCCCGCACAAGCAGCTCAGCAATTAATTCCCTGGGTTTGTTTTAATTGGATGAACTTCCGATCGGGTTCACCATCTCTGCTcggctgctgcttcccaccccACAACGGGGTGAGGGGAGCAGGACCTCAGTGTCCTGCCCCACAGGAGCTGGGGGGCCCTAAGCCCAGCAGCCCCTTTCACACCTGCAATTTTTTGTGAAGCCACAGTTGAGATTTGGGACAGCACAGGGACCAgtgggcagagcagggtgaCCAGATCCTGACAGCCACTGTCCCACTGTGGCCCCAAGGAGTGggagacaaggacaaggacattCCTGGAGCCCTCTCTCCCCCACGCCTCGAGCCGCTGGCCGCTGCCAGCCGGTGGCAGGTGGGTGCCTCGGGGAAGGCAGCGCTAACGAGAACAGATTGTTGTCATTGAGCAGTAATTACTTCATTAGGCTGAGGCACGCGCTGGGGAGAGCTGGGCGGGAGCTGGAGCCAGGGCCACAGTCCTTGTCATTGTGCCTGGCCTGTGAGCACTGTGGGGACATAGAATCGTGCGTGTACAGTatgagttggaagggatcctgATGGGATCAGGATCATCatgtccaactcctgtccctaTGTAGGGCACCCTTGGAATCACatcatgtgcctgagagcatcatccaaatgcttctggAACTCGGGTGGGTTTGATCCTGTGACCCCTTCACATGGCaatggggcagagctgggcttttGGCCAGAAaggggctgtgggcagagctTGGTAGGGCCATTTTTCTGGGCTTCTCCAGGTGCCTTTTTCCCCTGCAGCACCTGGAGTCACGTCTCCGTGCCCTGGGCCGGCCCTTCGTGCGGGTGCTGCTGTCTGAGATCTTCCCCAGcaagctgcagctcttccctgaGGTGGACGCGTGAGTGCTGCTGACCCCCTGacacctccagcccctccccatATCCATagggtgccccatccctgcccacaCCTCCCATTCCTGCTGGAAACCATCCCTCTCACATCTGTCCTACTGTCACCTGAGCAGGCTCTGGCAATGTGCACAAAGATGGCAGGGATGTCACTGTCCTTGGCAGAATGGTTTCAGCACAGTGGGGACCTTGCTTCTGTCCCTtgggggtggctgtggggtTTCATTTTGGCTTGTTCTTCCCAAAATGCTTGTCCCCATCCAGTGcctcatgttttctttccaggtgGGTGCAGATAGCCTGTCCCCGACTCTCCATCGACTGGGGACAAGCCTTCAGCAAGCCACTGCTGACACCCTATGAGGTGAGCACCCACCTCCTGCTTTTTGGGGACCAGCCCTGCCTTGGGGTGACACTATAGAGCCCCCCACAGAGCTATGGTGCATGGGGATGTTCTGTGGCCAGGCAGcatcccctcctcttcccatccATACGCAGTCTGGGTGTTCCACTGGGATTTCCCATTTCTTGTGAAACTGGTGAGATTCCCAGTGCTGTGAGCTTCCCTCCAGCAGTGCCACCAAGCTGCCACACTGGTGTCCACCGTGGGAGTCAACTCCTTGTCCCCTCCACAGGCTGCCGTGGCTCTCCGGGATGTCGAGTGGCAGCAGCCGTACCCCATGGACTTTTATGCCAGCCAATCCCTGGGGCCCTGGACGGTGAACCATGCCCGCACGCGGCCCCCGCCCCACGGACGGAACCCCCAGGTGGGCAGCGTGTCCCGGGGTGAGGTGGGGTCAGCAGGGCAGCCATTCCATCCCTTTATGTGGGGTGGAGGGGATGGGCGGTGAGAACGTTGGTGTGGGTTGGGTTCCGGTGCCGTTCAGTGTCCGGTAGGTACCGTGCGCGGTGCCACGTGCCACAAGCGCCACCCTGTGGCTTCTTTCCCGGTGAATGGTAACGGGGACggtgccagcccagccccgggGGGCACACACGGGAGCCCACCCAGCCCTTACCGGGGTGAGCACCAGCCTGGCCCCACGGTTCCCCGGGAGGGAGGATTCCTACgagccctggcccagggggGGCTGTGAGCTGAGCACGGGCAGGTTCATCGCAGGTGAGGTGGGGCCAGGGGCCCCATCCTGACCCTCCCTgacccctctccctgctgcaggagaagccACCTGTGTCCCCCACCTCGGGAAAGAGCGATGAGCCGCTGAGCACCGGGGTCCCGGCCTCCTGAGCGCAGCCTGCACCCCATCCCGCTGCCGCCACGCTCAGAGATCCAGCGTGGGCACAGGCACCGGCTCCAGCAGCTCCGAGGGTAAGCCCCACCGGAGCCTCTCGGTAGCGGCGCTGGGATGGACGGGGACGCAGCCCGTAGCTCAATGACACCGCTGCCCACACGGACGAACCCGGCTGCTCGCGGGGGTGGCTCCCTGCAGAATCGGGTCGTGCTGTGGACTCTGTCCGGTACCACCGGCGGTCCccccggtccggtccggtccggtccggtccccccccctcccagctccccgCCCCGCGGCCTCCCGCCGCCAGAGGGCGCTGCAGCGTCAGCGTCGAGTGGCCCCGCCCCGTTTTCTCCGCCGTCCAATGAGCGCGCTGTGTTTTAGCGGGAAGGAGGGGCTGGCCGGAAAAAGCTGCCTGGACTTCCGGTGAGCGGCGGTCGCCATGTCAGCGGGGCGGCCGCTGCGGTTGCTGGGGCTGCACGGTTACCGGCAGAGCGAGCGCCGCTTCCGCCAGCGCACCGGAGCGCTGCGTAAGGCCTTGCGGGGCCGCGCGGAGCTGGTGGCGGTCAGCGCCCCGCACGCCGTGCCCGGCGACGGCGAGGACGACGACGGAGACGATCCCCCCCGCGGCTGGTGGTTCTCCGGGCCCGGCACCTTTGAGGCGGGTGAGGTAGCGGCGGCGCCGGAGGGGCTGGAGGAATCGCTGTCGGCCGTGGCGGCGGCGCTGGCGGAGCACGGGCCCTTCGATGGGCTGCTGGGCTTCAGCCAAGGCGCGGCCCTGGCCGCCATGGTGTGTGCCCTGCGGGCCCGCGGTGACCCCCGTTTCCCTGTGGCCTTCGCCATCCTGGTGGCCGGTTTTGCCAGCCGTGCGCCGGCTCACGGCCACTTCTACCGGGAGCCCATCGCTCTACCCACGCTGCATGTCGTGGGGGATGCCGACGCCGTCATTGCTGCCTccctcagcagggagctggcCCAACACTTTGTGGAGCCTGTTGTCCTCACCCACCCCGGTGGACACTTCATCCCCGCAGCTGCGCCACAGAAAAAGGCATACTTGGACTTCTTGGACAGCTTCTGCCCCACACGGGGACAGACTGAGCcctcaggggctggggctgtttgTTAACAGTCTCTGCAATAAACGgggctcctgccagccacaCACAGCTTCCCATCTTGGTGAAATATAACTGTTTCCATGCTCTCAAGAGGGGCCTCCTCAgttcctggtgctgctgtgcagtgTTAACCCATGGCCAGCCTGACAGTTCTTTGTTATGTTTAGTTTTTGCAGCCCTGTATGTATGAGTGTGTGGGGGTGATGCTGAGTGGGCTGAGAACAGGGAGGTGACACTGCTCTGGGTCTTTGAGGTGCTTTCAGAGACTTGAAGAGCTCAAAATCAGGGACCTTCAGCTCAGCCAAAGGCAgagcacacagctcctgcagcagttACACCCCAGAGGTGTTGTGGGGTTCATATTCCTGGTGAAAGCCATTCAGCCAACTTTCCAGCTGGTCTGGCGCTAGAAGAATCTCCTGcccctggcagcaccagggctggtGTTCGTTTCAGGAGTGAAGCATCTGGTTCAGTGCATGCTGGGAGACTTCTGTACCTTCCTCTGTACAAAGTGCCTTCGTGAACAAGAAAAACTTGTCACCATGGTTTGATTCTGGTGTTTTCTAGAAACACAGGGAAATCTTTATTGTTGTTACCATTGCCTGTATCCTCCTGGGGTCTCCAGCATCTCATGCTCCTGGGGAGGCACCACCTTGGGCAGGGGGATGGTGAATGCATGGAAAGGtcccagcttctctgggcaggtTGTGGTGGGATGGTGAGGGATGGGTTCCctgagctgggtgctgcagtgGCTCTGCCTGTGGTGTACACAGATGGATCCTGCCCtggtttacaaaaaaaaaaaaaagtgaaaagaagtGACCTGTGTCAGGGGGAGGTGTCTGTGAGCAGTGGAGGAAGGAAATGCTTGGCCCCTGGTACGATGGGAGGAGGGACATAGCTCCTGTGGCTGTCACCTGGTCCAGAGGGATTGTCCCAGGAATCCTGCTCAACCTGCTGGCCCCTGCCTTCCTCTCATAGGTCCAGATCTGTTCCTGTGCTGTTCTCACctctcagctgcctgcagacagGACTGACAGCTCAGCTCAGTGCCAGGGAAgttcctctccccccaccccgaCTTGGTTGGTTCTCCCAAAGCAGCACGTGGTGGTTGCAGTCCTGGAGTGACAGGCACTGCTGGGAGGGGGATGGAGCTGGTGGGTGACAGCTATGACACTGGCCTAGGACACAGGGGGTGGCCTGGGGACAGCTGATGGTgtctgcagcaccaggagcctgGGAGTTTCAGCAGGGTGGGCTTTGTGCTGCGGGCAGGGGGTCTGGGGCTCAGCGGGGAACCTGGTGGGGCAGAGTCCCCCAGCCCTCTTCCAGTGTCCCAGGGTGGGACAACAGGACCAGAGATGGCTCCACAGcacctctgcctctccccagaCCCCCACTGCTACCCCACAGCATCCCTTCCCCTGTGACCTGGGTCACCCGTGTGGCCACCTGcctggggacagtgctgggaaAAGCCACATCCCATTGAGCTTGGGCATCAGGCCTGGATCTCACCAGGGTTGGAGCCTCACTCACCTTGCTCCTTCTCCCCTGACCCCACCAGCAGGACCTGAGGCagtggctggggagggaaggggacacgtcctgcagcccccctgccccagcagggaatTGCTGGGGGCATCCCCAggccctgctgctggagcaggaccAAACTGTTGGGAACagcttcccccccctttcccactTCACCCGCAGAAGCTTCCAGTTGTGGCTGAGTCACTCCTGCTGTAGCTCCTTCTCTCCTTGTTTTGGATGGAAGTTTTCCATGGAAACCCACGCCGGGCCAGGCAGCGGGCTGGGGTAAACACGGCTGAATCACAAAAGGGCCCCTTGGCCAAGAGCTGTCGGATGGCAACAACACGAGGTGTGGGCAGCAagggtgcaggcagcaccccTGCCAGCCCCAAAACTCACCCCAAATTCCTGTGGTGCCCCTTGGCTTAGCTGGCAGTGGGTCTCCGGCCAAACCTGGTTTTGGAGGTCACACGGAGAAATCCAAGGTGGGGGAGCCCCTCGCTGgcccccagctctggggctcCATAGGGTCACAGCTGCTGGAGGTCCCCAGGGCAGACCTTTCTCCCATGTCCCTCCTGGCATGGGGACAGTCACCAAAGCCACCAGGAGCCAAGGTAAGGAGGTGTTCGGGCTGTGCTGTCCCACTGTGGAGAGGGCAAGGAAGGGCACAGGTGTGGCGAGTGGAGATGGCAAGTGATGGCTGAGCTGTGGCAACATCGTGTtcctccctggcactgctgtgaCCTTGGCGCTGCAGAGGAGCACGGGAGCTGGATGGGTTCTGTCCCCTGGTGCTGATGTCTGGCCCCAGGCCCGGTGGCTTGGAAGCACCTTCGGAAGCTCAGTCCTGGTGTCAGAAACTCAGGATATTTTTAAGGACTCTGGAAGAAAAACTAATTCCAGGGTGTCAGGGGGAGAGACTTGGCCttcaaaacaacaacagcaacaacacaGCCGGAgccttcccagggctggagcaagAAGTCTGAGGAGCTGTTTGTGGGATGGGTCCCCTCACTTTGGGGGTGCCCTAGAAGGACCTGGAAGCCACAGGGTCCTGAGTCTGGCTGTGATGGCCCTGTCAGCCCTGGGGGACAAGCCAGGGGGTTTTCCTGGGGAAGAAAGGGTGTTTTTTGGTGGCCAGTGGCACCGTGGCAATGGTGTGCTGTCCCCAGTACAGCTGTGGCTTTACCTGGATGCTGGTGGGGTGCCCCAAAAGTCCACAGCCTGTCACCAGTGGCAGCAATGGGAGAAGTGGGAATGGGCCTGGCAGAAGGGACGTTGTGCCTGCCATGTCCCCTGCCTACCACTGCTCTGCCATACCATGGTGCCACTGGCCCCTGGGGACCTGGGGGTGGCTGTGCCTTcctgagcaggggctgagctACAGGATGCAGGACCCTGATGGGTGGGTGCTCCAAAGAGGGGTGCTCTGACCTGGGGAGGGGCAGTGTGGGCAGGGggccctgcctggcacagcccctgctTGGGTTTAGGTGCCCCAAGGATACCCATGGGAgtcccccagggctgcaggttTGGGGCTGTGTGTCTGTCCTGCCACTGCCACCCTCACCCCACCCAAGCCTTCTCCCCCACcttgtccccagcacccactcTACAGGATTAGACACACTCTAATCCCCCTCCGGGTCACCCCCTcgccccttccagcccctgccccatggTTTTAGGTCCCAGCTGTCCCCTGGGAGGGGCCCTGCCCGGCCAGCACCGGTCGCTGCCGGTTGCCGAGGGCCCGGTGCCCGGTGCCGGGGCAGGCCGGGCCGCTCTGACTTCGCTGCTCAGGAATCTCCTGGCCGCGCCGGGCGGGTTGTGCAACCTGCGACCGCCCCCGGCCGCCTCCCGGTTCCGTCCTGCCCCGTCCCGCCGGGCCGCCATCAGTCCCCGCCGCCAGCCCCGCGCTCCGCTCCCGGGAACGGCCCCGATGAACTCCCCGTCCCCTCGCCGCGCCGAGCCGCACACACCGGCGACGGGcgggaaggggtggggggacacCGGGGGACGGGACCGCGGCTGCCGACGGTATTCCAGATGCGGCGGGACGAACCCTGCAGGGGCAGCCCCGGTGTCCCGCCGGGAGGGCAGGTGAGGggctgcggggcgggggggCACTAGGAGAGGGGTCCCTGCATTTCCCGCTGCCCGAGGAGGAGCCACTCGGCGCCCGCCCCCCCGAACAGTAAGAGTTGATGTGCGGCGAGCTGCACCCTGCATGTGAGCTCCTACTGCCCCGGGAGGCGGGCCGCCATCGACGGGACCTCCGctgcccccccttcccctcccacctccGCCGCCTCCGGTTCCCCCGGGGAGTGGGGGCGGTGC
Above is a window of Heliangelus exortis chromosome 21, bHelExo1.hap1, whole genome shotgun sequence DNA encoding:
- the OVCA2 gene encoding esterase OVCA2, which encodes MSAGRPLRLLGLHGYRQSERRFRQRTGALRKALRGRAELVAVSAPHAVPGDGEDDDGDDPPRGWWFSGPGTFEAGEVAAAPEGLEESLSAVAAALAEHGPFDGLLGFSQGAALAAMVCALRARGDPRFPVAFAILVAGFASRAPAHGHFYREPIALPTLHVVGDADAVIAASLSRELAQHFVEPVVLTHPGGHFIPAAAPQKKAYLDFLDSFCPTRGQTEPSGAGAVC